The following are encoded in a window of Brevibacillus sp. DP1.3A genomic DNA:
- a CDS encoding dihydrofolate reductase family protein, which produces MGKIIANVSSTLNGIYTGPTGEEDNMVSWALPGIMDATEDGLAFFQKVDAILMGRVTYEGFASYWPFQEGDWADAMNKTQKFVVTNNSELTEVHWGDYADTVTLLHSDVMTKIKELKKQIKGDIIVPASAGLVQSLINAGLLDELRIIIHPVLMGSGKYYFDNIHTRHDMKLIETKLYGKSGSIQLRYEIGEAQGE; this is translated from the coding sequence ATGGGGAAAATAATTGCAAACGTAAGCAGCACATTGAATGGTATCTATACGGGGCCGACAGGAGAAGAAGACAATATGGTTAGCTGGGCGTTGCCTGGAATCATGGACGCCACTGAGGATGGTCTTGCGTTCTTCCAGAAGGTCGACGCAATCTTGATGGGGCGAGTCACCTATGAAGGTTTTGCAAGCTATTGGCCGTTCCAAGAGGGAGATTGGGCTGATGCTATGAATAAGACACAAAAGTTTGTCGTAACCAATAATAGTGAGCTTACGGAAGTTCATTGGGGGGACTACGCCGATACGGTTACACTCCTTCATTCTGATGTCATGACGAAAATAAAGGAGCTAAAAAAACAAATCAAGGGTGATATCATTGTTCCTGCAAGTGCGGGTCTTGTTCAAAGTTTGATAAATGCTGGTTTGCTGGATGAACTCCGAATCATTATTCATCCGGTCTTAATGGGCAGCGGCAAATATTATTTTGACAACATCCATACACGTCACGACATGAAGCTGATAGAAACAAAGCTTTACGGAAAAAGTGGTTCCATTCAACTGCGATATGAGATCGGAGAGGCACAAGGAGAATAA
- a CDS encoding Lsa family ABC-F type ribosomal protection protein, whose amino-acid sequence MSLINVNNLTFAYEGSFDNIFENVSFQIDTDWKLGFTGRNGRGKTTFLNLLLGKYEYSGKINAHVSFEYFPFQVENKEYLTIDIVQDIVPDYQLWELMREFSLLKVSEDVLYRPFESLSNGEQTKVMLAALFLKENSFLLIDEPTNHLDMHARELVSDYLHSKSGYILVSHDRAFLDNCVDHILSINKTNIEVQKGNFSDWWENKQRQDNYELAENEKLKKDIKRLSDAAKRTSNWSDAVEKTKNGTLNSGSKVDKGYIGHKAAKMMQRSKSIEKRQQSAIDDKSKLLKNIENQDSLKIAQLAYHKNQLAELEKVSIYYGERLVCADVNFTIEQGERIALAGKNGSGKSSILKLICGENIQQTGTFRKGSQLKISYVSQDTSHLKGNLTDFARDNEIEESLFKSILRKLDFSRVQFEKDISAFSGGQKKKVLIAKSLCEKAHLHIWDEPLNFIDVISRMQIEELLLEHSPTILFVEHDREFCNNIATKIVEL is encoded by the coding sequence ATGTCATTAATCAATGTAAATAACTTGACGTTTGCCTATGAAGGCAGTTTCGATAACATTTTTGAAAACGTGAGCTTCCAAATCGATACGGATTGGAAATTGGGGTTTACGGGAAGAAACGGGAGAGGGAAGACGACCTTTCTCAATCTGTTGCTTGGTAAATATGAATACAGTGGAAAGATTAATGCTCATGTCAGCTTTGAATACTTTCCTTTCCAAGTCGAGAACAAAGAATATCTGACCATTGATATCGTTCAAGACATTGTCCCTGACTATCAGTTATGGGAATTAATGCGCGAGTTCTCCCTCTTAAAGGTTTCTGAGGATGTTCTCTATCGTCCCTTTGAATCTTTGTCTAACGGAGAGCAAACGAAAGTGATGTTAGCCGCCTTATTTCTAAAGGAAAACAGTTTTTTGTTAATTGATGAGCCAACCAATCACCTCGACATGCATGCAAGGGAGCTCGTCAGTGATTATCTTCATTCCAAAAGCGGTTATATTTTGGTGTCTCACGACCGGGCATTTCTAGACAACTGTGTCGATCACATCCTGTCCATCAACAAGACGAACATCGAGGTGCAAAAAGGGAATTTCTCTGATTGGTGGGAAAATAAACAGAGACAGGATAACTATGAACTCGCTGAGAATGAGAAGCTCAAAAAAGACATTAAACGCTTGTCGGACGCAGCCAAACGTACAAGCAACTGGTCGGACGCTGTGGAAAAGACGAAAAACGGGACATTAAATTCTGGTTCCAAAGTAGACAAAGGGTATATTGGACACAAGGCTGCGAAAATGATGCAACGCTCCAAGTCGATTGAGAAACGACAGCAATCCGCGATTGATGACAAATCGAAGCTACTCAAAAACATTGAAAACCAGGATAGCTTAAAAATTGCACAGCTTGCTTATCATAAAAATCAACTAGCCGAACTGGAGAAGGTCTCGATTTATTACGGAGAGAGGCTCGTCTGCGCAGATGTCAACTTTACGATTGAGCAAGGAGAGCGCATTGCGCTGGCGGGAAAGAACGGTTCAGGAAAATCCAGCATACTCAAGCTCATTTGCGGAGAGAACATCCAACAAACGGGGACCTTCAGAAAGGGGAGTCAATTGAAAATCTCGTATGTTTCTCAAGACACTTCCCATCTAAAGGGCAATCTCACTGACTTTGCGCGAGACAACGAGATCGAAGAGAGCTTGTTTAAATCAATTTTGCGCAAGCTGGATTTTTCCCGGGTGCAATTCGAGAAGGATATCTCCGCTTTTAGTGGCGGGCAGAAGAAGAAAGTACTCATTGCGAAAAGTCTATGCGAGAAAGCACATCTTCATATTTGGGATGAGCCGCTAAACTTTATTGACGTCATTTCTCGCATGCAAATCGAGGAGCTGCTCCTCGAACATTCGCCAACGATTCTTTTTGTAGAGCATGACAGGGAATTCTGCAATAACATCGCTACAAAGATTGTTGAACTGTAA
- a CDS encoding VOC family protein, with protein MNFHQSPHTFVRQVNLKVQNLDRSLAYYQEVIGFKILNQSATKAELTTDGKTALLSIEQLHDALPKQNHTTGLYHFALLLPKRSDLANVVRHFSALNMRIGSSDHLVSEALYLSDPDGNGIEIYADRDSDQWSWHEGTVDMATEPLNFTDLLSSGEESAWKGLPAGTIMGHIHLHVSKLNEAEQFYTKGLGFEVVNRYGAQALFISTGKYHHHIGLNTWAGVGAPPPHPKSPGLESFVMVLPNEEARNRVITQLREIGASVQEESGHFVTEDPSGNRIQLHI; from the coding sequence ATGAATTTTCATCAAAGTCCCCATACGTTTGTCCGACAAGTCAATCTCAAGGTGCAAAACCTGGATCGCTCCCTGGCTTATTATCAGGAAGTGATCGGATTCAAAATCTTGAACCAATCTGCCACAAAGGCGGAACTGACAACGGACGGCAAAACCGCGTTGCTTTCTATCGAGCAACTCCATGATGCATTACCGAAACAAAATCATACGACAGGTTTGTATCATTTTGCGCTATTGTTGCCAAAACGCTCTGATTTGGCAAATGTAGTGAGACACTTCTCTGCGTTGAATATGCGTATCGGGTCTTCGGATCATCTCGTTAGTGAAGCGCTATACTTATCAGACCCGGATGGAAATGGGATTGAAATTTATGCCGATCGTGATTCTGATCAATGGAGCTGGCATGAGGGCACCGTAGACATGGCAACGGAACCATTGAATTTTACAGATTTGTTGTCCAGTGGGGAAGAAAGCGCGTGGAAGGGTCTGCCTGCTGGTACCATCATGGGACATATTCATCTGCATGTATCGAAGTTGAATGAAGCGGAACAGTTTTATACCAAAGGACTTGGCTTTGAGGTAGTAAACCGATATGGAGCACAAGCACTGTTCATTTCCACTGGAAAGTACCATCATCATATCGGGTTGAACACGTGGGCGGGTGTCGGTGCTCCACCGCCACATCCTAAGAGTCCAGGACTCGAATCGTTTGTCATGGTGCTCCCGAATGAGGAAGCGAGAAATCGTGTAATCACTCAGTTAAGAGAAATCGGCGCATCTGTTCAGGAGGAGAGCGGCCATTTTGTTACGGAGGATCCTTCTGGCAATCGGATTCAACTGCACATTTGA
- a CDS encoding heterodisulfide reductase-related iron-sulfur binding cluster — protein sequence MLSFLNFVAFLAITGYATYLFVQIVYSRIVFIKLGKKAILKKDAAIRVNEFLTQVFGQTTLLKDPKSGVMHIIMFYGFIILQFGAIELIIKGFVKGFEYPIGEAHKFFSLSQEITTFLVLLAVGYAYYRRYIEKLKRLKRGFKSGLVIIFLTTLMLSIFFTLAFEHLWLEGSGGSYAPISSLIASLFAGMHPEIAGALFYLFWWVHLLTLLAFMVYVPQSKHAHVLFAPVNIMLRDTKPVGKLTSIDFEDEKQETYGVGKIEDFRQNQLIDLYACVECGRCTNMCPASGTGKTLSPMDLIVKMRDHLTEKGSAITSRTAWMPSFVFAQARGSFPMHDEVAVTAEQAPELIGDVITEEVLWACTTCRNCEDQCPVANEHVEKIIDMRRYLVLTEGSMPHEASRYFQNIERQSNPWGINRKERLKWREGREDIHVPTVSEVEEFEYLFFVGSMGSFDLRSQKIAQAFVKIMNTAGISFAVLGNEERNSGDTARRMGNEFLFQQLCQENIANFQVYGVKKIVTICPHTYNTFKHEYPEFGLEAEVYHHTELIWKWMQEGRIKPTKEVEESIAYHDSCYIGRYNDIYDIPRQILTHIPGVQVLEMARNKQDAMCCGAGGGMMWMEETQGKRVNIERAEQALRLNPTTIGSNCPYCLTMMSDGTKAKEMEHLVKTLDIAEIVEKAI from the coding sequence ATGTTATCCTTCCTAAACTTTGTAGCATTTCTCGCCATAACAGGGTATGCCACATACTTATTCGTACAAATCGTGTACAGCCGAATCGTCTTTATCAAGCTCGGCAAAAAAGCAATCCTGAAAAAGGATGCTGCGATACGGGTCAATGAATTTCTCACGCAAGTATTCGGCCAAACCACGCTGCTGAAAGATCCGAAAAGCGGTGTCATGCATATCATCATGTTTTATGGCTTTATCATTCTTCAGTTTGGGGCGATTGAACTCATTATCAAAGGGTTCGTTAAGGGCTTTGAATACCCGATAGGCGAGGCTCACAAGTTTTTCAGTCTCAGTCAGGAGATTACGACTTTTCTCGTGCTACTCGCCGTTGGTTATGCCTACTATCGTCGCTATATCGAAAAACTAAAGCGTCTGAAACGAGGGTTTAAATCAGGGCTCGTGATTATCTTTTTAACAACACTGATGCTTTCGATTTTCTTTACCTTGGCATTTGAGCATCTATGGTTGGAAGGATCAGGTGGGTCGTATGCTCCCATCTCATCGTTGATCGCTAGCTTGTTCGCTGGCATGCATCCTGAAATAGCTGGTGCACTGTTCTATCTGTTTTGGTGGGTTCATCTACTTACGCTACTTGCGTTTATGGTCTATGTCCCGCAATCCAAGCACGCGCATGTACTATTCGCGCCTGTAAATATAATGTTGCGCGATACCAAACCTGTCGGGAAGCTTACATCCATTGATTTTGAGGATGAAAAGCAAGAGACTTATGGCGTCGGAAAGATCGAGGATTTCCGGCAAAATCAGTTGATCGACCTGTACGCTTGTGTGGAATGCGGGAGATGCACCAATATGTGCCCTGCTTCCGGTACAGGCAAAACGCTATCGCCGATGGATCTGATTGTGAAAATGCGCGATCATTTGACGGAAAAAGGCTCAGCAATTACATCACGTACAGCATGGATGCCATCCTTTGTGTTTGCGCAGGCAAGAGGGAGCTTTCCCATGCACGATGAAGTGGCTGTTACCGCAGAACAAGCGCCCGAGTTGATCGGGGACGTCATTACAGAAGAAGTGCTATGGGCTTGTACGACATGCAGAAATTGTGAGGACCAATGTCCGGTAGCGAATGAACATGTGGAAAAAATTATTGATATGCGCCGTTATCTCGTGTTAACGGAAGGTAGTATGCCGCATGAAGCATCTCGCTATTTCCAAAATATCGAACGACAAAGCAATCCGTGGGGGATTAACCGTAAAGAACGGTTGAAGTGGCGAGAGGGGCGGGAAGACATCCATGTGCCTACCGTGAGTGAGGTAGAGGAGTTCGAATATTTATTCTTTGTCGGCTCCATGGGATCGTTTGATCTTCGCAGCCAAAAGATCGCACAGGCTTTCGTTAAAATTATGAATACGGCAGGTATTTCCTTTGCTGTTCTGGGCAATGAGGAACGCAATTCCGGGGATACAGCCCGCCGGATGGGGAACGAGTTTTTATTCCAGCAGCTCTGCCAGGAAAACATCGCGAACTTCCAAGTATATGGCGTAAAGAAGATCGTCACGATTTGCCCACATACGTACAACACGTTTAAGCATGAGTATCCTGAATTCGGCTTGGAGGCAGAAGTCTATCATCATACAGAATTGATCTGGAAGTGGATGCAGGAAGGACGGATCAAGCCGACGAAGGAAGTCGAAGAATCCATTGCTTATCACGACTCCTGTTACATTGGACGCTATAACGATATTTACGATATCCCGCGGCAAATCCTTACCCACATTCCGGGCGTTCAAGTGCTGGAGATGGCGCGCAACAAACAAGATGCGATGTGCTGCGGGGCAGGTGGCGGGATGATGTGGATGGAAGAAACACAAGGAAAACGGGTAAATATTGAGCGTGCAGAGCAGGCACTCCGTCTGAATCCAACGACAATCGGCAGTAACTGTCCATACTGTCTCACGATGATGAGTGACGGGACAAAGGCAAAAGAAATGGAGCACCTCGTCAAAACGCTGGACATTGCAGAAATCGTAGAGAAAGCGATCTAA
- a CDS encoding SDR family NAD(P)-dependent oxidoreductase, which yields MKNMLENQVAIVTGSGRGVGRETALMLAEQGARVVVSDKDEAPAAEVVSEIKQKGGEAVLFCGDVTEADFAKKITETTISAFGRLDILVNNAGLTLDNMIHNMTDEQFYTILDIHLVAPFRLIREAAPYMRDAAKEEIEQGIVHHRKIINVSSVAGIRGNVGQANYASAKAGVIGLTKVVALEWGKFNINANAVAFGFIDTRLTKPKEEAEVIDGVQLGIPEKVRNMFIDKIPQKRPGDAKEAAAGILYLASPLSNYVNGQVLQINGGSYT from the coding sequence ATGAAGAATATGCTAGAAAATCAAGTGGCGATCGTTACAGGGTCGGGACGCGGTGTCGGACGAGAAACTGCCTTGATGCTTGCAGAACAGGGAGCTCGCGTTGTCGTTAGCGATAAAGACGAAGCGCCAGCGGCCGAAGTCGTCTCAGAAATCAAGCAAAAAGGCGGAGAAGCGGTCTTGTTTTGCGGGGATGTAACGGAAGCAGATTTCGCGAAAAAGATAACCGAAACAACCATCTCTGCATTTGGAAGACTAGACATTTTAGTCAACAATGCCGGACTTACCTTAGACAACATGATCCATAACATGACGGATGAACAATTTTATACCATTCTGGATATCCATCTCGTAGCGCCTTTCCGTCTGATCCGCGAAGCGGCCCCCTATATGCGGGATGCAGCCAAAGAAGAGATCGAACAGGGCATTGTTCATCACAGGAAAATTATCAACGTCTCGTCCGTTGCAGGAATCCGGGGGAATGTGGGACAAGCCAATTATGCATCTGCCAAGGCTGGCGTTATCGGTTTAACAAAAGTCGTTGCCCTTGAGTGGGGAAAATTCAACATCAATGCTAACGCAGTTGCCTTTGGTTTTATTGATACACGCCTGACAAAACCGAAGGAAGAGGCTGAGGTCATTGACGGTGTACAGCTAGGTATTCCGGAGAAAGTCCGAAATATGTTTATCGATAAAATTCCGCAAAAGCGTCCTGGAGATGCGAAGGAAGCTGCCGCCGGCATTTTGTATCTGGCTTCTCCGCTTTCCAATTATGTCAACGGTCAAGTCCTGCAAATCAACGGCGGTTCTTATACGTAA
- a CDS encoding acyl-CoA dehydrogenase family protein: MSLALTDEQTMIRDTVRKFLEKEILPMVDSYEKSGKAVSKEIVQRLVPFGYLGGQLPEEAGGHGLTYTTYFTMIEELSRVWPSLRATVGLSNSVLTHIYEYGTEEQRKKFLGPLLKGEKFGFFALTEPNVGSDTSSIQTRAERRGDKWVLNGSKMFITNGVEGEIGIVIAQTDKTKGNKGIAAFIIEKEISPYQAKPIEKMGTTSCPFAELIFEDCEIPAENLLGTVGDGLRQGLKFLNGARAMVAFISTGIAQACVDASVKYAKERVQFGKPIGSFQLIQAKISEMVTLTSAMRLLGLQASHLLDEGKPCKVECSMAKYFATEKVLKVAEEAMQIHGGYGYTKEFPVERYYRDIRYFTIAEGTNEIQKLIMGREILGISAFS; encoded by the coding sequence ATGTCTCTCGCATTAACCGATGAGCAAACGATGATTCGAGATACGGTGCGCAAATTTTTGGAAAAAGAAATACTTCCTATGGTTGACAGCTATGAGAAATCAGGTAAGGCGGTATCCAAAGAAATTGTCCAAAGACTCGTCCCATTTGGGTATCTCGGGGGGCAACTTCCTGAGGAAGCAGGTGGGCACGGGCTTACTTACACGACGTACTTCACGATGATCGAGGAGCTATCCAGAGTCTGGCCATCGTTGCGCGCAACAGTGGGACTCTCCAACTCGGTGTTGACGCACATTTACGAATACGGAACAGAAGAACAGCGTAAGAAGTTTTTAGGACCATTACTGAAGGGTGAAAAATTTGGGTTCTTTGCCTTGACTGAGCCGAATGTCGGTTCCGATACATCCAGCATTCAAACCCGGGCAGAGCGACGAGGAGACAAATGGGTCCTGAATGGCTCCAAAATGTTTATCACGAACGGCGTAGAAGGGGAAATCGGCATCGTCATTGCTCAAACGGACAAAACCAAAGGGAATAAAGGGATTGCCGCTTTCATCATTGAAAAAGAAATCTCTCCTTATCAAGCCAAGCCGATTGAAAAAATGGGAACAACGAGCTGCCCGTTTGCTGAGCTCATTTTCGAGGATTGTGAGATTCCGGCAGAAAACCTGCTGGGTACCGTCGGAGATGGTTTGAGACAGGGGCTGAAATTCCTCAATGGAGCACGGGCGATGGTTGCCTTTATCTCCACTGGAATTGCTCAAGCATGTGTAGACGCTTCCGTGAAGTATGCCAAGGAACGCGTTCAATTCGGAAAACCGATCGGTAGCTTTCAACTGATTCAAGCCAAAATCAGTGAAATGGTGACACTGACGAGTGCTATGCGTCTGCTCGGCCTCCAAGCGAGTCATTTACTCGATGAAGGAAAACCGTGCAAAGTAGAATGCTCGATGGCCAAATACTTCGCGACAGAAAAGGTATTGAAAGTCGCTGAAGAAGCGATGCAAATTCACGGTGGCTACGGCTATACAAAAGAATTTCCGGTTGAACGCTACTACCGTGATATCCGTTATTTCACGATCGCGGAAGGAACGAATGAGATTCAAAAACTGATCATGGGAAGAGAGATCCTAGGGATATCGGCATTTTCATAA
- a CDS encoding MaoC/PaaZ C-terminal domain-containing protein, with protein MSEQILYFEDFEVGTCFTSPARTITEADVVNFAGLSGDYHALHVDAEYAKSTIYGERIAHGLLGLAVSSGLFTRTELNRRMAPSLLALLGIQTWRFLGPLKIGDTIHLEVEIVEKEQTSKPDRGIVYFKRKMLKQRGEVVQEGTTPMLIRRK; from the coding sequence ATGTCAGAACAAATCTTATATTTCGAAGACTTTGAGGTGGGAACATGCTTTACATCCCCTGCTCGAACCATTACGGAAGCCGATGTGGTCAATTTTGCTGGTTTGTCAGGGGACTATCATGCACTCCATGTGGACGCGGAATACGCCAAGAGCACGATTTATGGTGAACGTATTGCTCATGGTCTGTTAGGATTGGCAGTTTCCTCCGGATTGTTTACGAGGACGGAGCTGAATAGAAGGATGGCCCCGTCCCTGCTTGCTTTATTAGGTATTCAAACCTGGAGATTTCTCGGACCGCTCAAAATAGGGGACACCATCCATTTGGAAGTCGAAATTGTAGAAAAAGAACAAACGAGCAAGCCTGATCGTGGGATTGTGTATTTCAAACGCAAGATGCTCAAACAGCGAGGAGAGGTTGTCCAAGAAGGAACCACGCCGATGTTGATTCGAAGAAAGTAG
- a CDS encoding SDR family NAD(P)-dependent oxidoreductase, producing MRFQGKVAIVTGAGKGIGKAIIQKFAQEGALVTVADIHNQLCEETAFEINRAGGRAIASVVDVTKAEDTEKLIEKTVQAYGRVDILINNAGIVRDMKITDMHEDDWDQVLDVCLKGAFLCAKYAAPYMIEQQYGKIVNISSRAYLGNPGQANYSSAKAGIIGLTRSLAKELGKHNINVNAIAPGLIETDALKSHAKYEKIKELQKRDTPIPRVGLPEDVANAVLFFASDESSYISGDILHVSGGRFG from the coding sequence ATGAGATTTCAAGGGAAAGTAGCTATCGTCACTGGCGCAGGAAAAGGAATTGGCAAAGCGATCATCCAAAAATTCGCCCAAGAGGGAGCACTGGTTACTGTAGCTGATATTCATAACCAACTTTGTGAAGAGACTGCTTTCGAAATCAACCGGGCTGGGGGACGTGCCATCGCTTCGGTAGTGGATGTAACCAAAGCCGAGGATACCGAAAAGTTAATCGAAAAGACCGTACAGGCGTATGGCAGAGTGGACATACTCATCAACAACGCAGGAATCGTACGGGATATGAAAATCACAGACATGCATGAGGATGATTGGGATCAAGTACTGGATGTATGTCTGAAAGGTGCCTTCCTTTGCGCGAAATATGCTGCTCCATATATGATCGAGCAGCAATATGGGAAGATTGTCAATATTTCATCCCGTGCCTACTTGGGAAATCCAGGCCAAGCAAACTACTCCTCCGCAAAGGCAGGAATCATTGGCTTAACCCGATCACTTGCCAAGGAGCTAGGAAAGCACAACATAAATGTGAATGCGATTGCACCTGGTCTTATTGAAACAGACGCGCTAAAAAGCCATGCCAAATACGAAAAGATCAAGGAATTACAAAAAAGAGACACGCCGATTCCACGAGTTGGCTTACCTGAGGATGTAGCGAACGCCGTCCTGTTTTTCGCTTCTGACGAGTCTTCCTATATTTCAGGTGATATTCTGCATGTGTCCGGAGGACGATTCGGTTGA